The following coding sequences are from one Diabrotica virgifera virgifera chromosome 2, PGI_DIABVI_V3a window:
- the LOC126879456 gene encoding circadian clock-controlled protein daywake-like, with translation MHRVFLSVLALFVFQASTEDLPSFIHVCQKSDPNLIQCLMAAVEDVRPFFVDGVPEYNIPKLEPLIMKDFFSEEAAGMKITVSDVSAWGCSDYLVRSMEVDMDNHHFIVNIEIPKLRIEAHYNVDGKLVVMPIKGDGHIEINITDVTARSELMGVQFEKDGQNHLRFDKFDIEVKVGGGMARVENLFNGDKVLLGMVNDVVNKNFDMFLRELLPIIQRQLGVVFKEAANAIVERFAYEQLFP, from the exons CCTCCTTTATACACGTGTGTCAGAAAAGCGACCCAAATTTGATACAATGTTTAATGGCAGCCGTAGAAGACGTGAGACCGTTTTTTGTAGATG GGGTTCCCGAATACAATATTCCTAAGTTAGAGCCACTTATTATGAAAGATTTCTTCTCTGAAGAAGCAGCAGGGATGAAAATCACGGTTTCGGATGTCAGTGCTTGGGGATGTTCTGACTATTTAGTTAGGTCAATGGA AGTTGATATGGATAATCATCATTTCATAGTAAATATTGAAATTCCTAAATTAAGAATCGAGGCTCATTACAACGTCGATGGCAAGCTGGTTGTAATGCCTATAAAGGGAGATGGACACATAGAGATAAACATCA CTGACGTCACTGCTAGATCAGAACTTATGGGAGTACAATTTGAAAAAGACGGCCAAAATCATTTAAGATTTGATAAATTTGATATAGAGGTTAAGGTAGGGGGAGGAATGGCTAGAGTAGAAAATTTGTTTAATGGAGATAAAGTGTTAT TGGGGATGGTAAATGACGTAGtcaacaaaaatttcgatatgtTTTTAAGGGAGCTCTTACCGATTATTCAGAGACAACTAGGGGTAGTTTTTAAAGAAGCTGCGAATGCTATCGTTGAAAGATTCGCATACGAACAACTGTTCCCTTAG